A part of Armatimonadota bacterium genomic DNA contains:
- a CDS encoding endonuclease/exonuclease/phosphatase family protein → MAAEAGARAKRPRNAWRLVCDIGSALPGALWLVHRASPSGITGTAVALAPQWLWIALLLLFLALAARSRDVVSVLLAVLVASPASMSLAGFSSGAGRFTASRTDDVVLRVVTWNVHNQYERVAQIARQLETLDADVICLQEASDKAFDGLFPGMRELHSTSLKLYVRGVLRPWRGACDADPLFQRWLPVVVHVKGVRLRLLPVHFHSRVGGYRLMMDHSRLGEYLAGMRWTNSRQIETIARVSQGPEPVLVCGDLNTPPLSPALDVLRVGLTDAFAHAGFGLGLTYLLQGKLPAWRIDYIWCGGGVRPLRCFTGRSGPSDHRLVIADIAVTRAR, encoded by the coding sequence ATGGCTGCTGAAGCCGGTGCCCGTGCAAAGAGGCCGCGAAATGCGTGGCGCCTGGTCTGCGACATTGGATCGGCATTGCCGGGGGCTCTCTGGCTGGTGCATCGGGCATCGCCATCCGGCATAACGGGCACCGCTGTCGCTCTGGCGCCACAATGGCTCTGGATAGCGCTCTTGCTGCTGTTCCTCGCGCTTGCAGCGCGCTCCCGCGATGTCGTGAGCGTTCTGTTGGCAGTCCTCGTGGCATCCCCTGCATCAATGTCCCTCGCTGGGTTCTCATCTGGGGCGGGACGTTTCACCGCCAGCAGGACGGATGATGTGGTGCTCCGGGTGGTTACCTGGAACGTGCACAACCAGTATGAGAGGGTCGCGCAGATCGCCAGGCAGCTGGAGACACTCGATGCCGACGTGATCTGCCTGCAGGAGGCGTCAGACAAGGCCTTCGACGGTCTGTTCCCGGGCATGCGCGAGCTCCACAGCACTTCGCTGAAGCTCTATGTGCGGGGAGTATTGCGGCCGTGGCGGGGGGCCTGCGACGCCGACCCGTTGTTCCAGCGGTGGCTTCCGGTGGTCGTGCATGTGAAAGGCGTGCGCCTGCGACTGCTCCCCGTCCACTTCCATAGTCGTGTGGGCGGGTACCGGCTGATGATGGACCACTCGCGCCTGGGCGAGTACCTCGCGGGGATGCGGTGGACGAATTCGCGGCAGATTGAGACGATCGCCCGGGTCTCCCAGGGGCCTGAGCCGGTGTTGGTCTGCGGCGATCTCAATACGCCGCCTTTGTCGCCCGCGCTGGATGTCCTGAGGGTTGGGCTCACGGATGCCTTCGCACACGCGGGTTTCGGGCTGGGATTGACCTACCTGTTGCAGGGGAAGCTCCCGGCGTGGCGGATCGACTACATCTGGTGCGGCGGGGGAGTGAGACCCCTGCGGTGCTTCACGGGCCGTTCGGGGCCTTCGGATCACCGGCTGGTGATCGCGGACATTGCTGTGACCAGGGCACGTTAG
- a CDS encoding GNAT family N-acetyltransferase encodes MPEPIPSINIRPLKLTDAPIIKEFYASLTPRDTWFFYPHPLDDEHACRLAADAECPDLIALLAVEETPDGERMDGYAYIRRPPGGEWWFGICIRPDRQEHRIGSRLLARLMTIAHERGIERIGLHVHLDNPRGQKLYRRYGFRPVETVINRSQGVGQYVMIAQVQSYPDPADPA; translated from the coding sequence TTGCCCGAACCCATCCCGAGTATCAACATCCGCCCCCTCAAGCTCACGGATGCCCCGATCATCAAGGAGTTCTACGCCAGCCTCACGCCCCGGGACACCTGGTTCTTCTACCCACACCCGCTGGATGATGAGCATGCCTGCAGACTGGCCGCCGACGCGGAATGCCCGGACCTCATCGCCCTGCTGGCTGTGGAGGAGACGCCGGACGGAGAGCGAATGGATGGATACGCGTATATTCGCAGGCCGCCCGGCGGCGAATGGTGGTTTGGCATCTGCATCAGGCCTGATCGCCAGGAGCACCGCATCGGCAGCCGCCTTCTCGCGCGCCTGATGACCATCGCCCACGAGCGCGGCATTGAACGGATCGGCCTGCATGTGCATCTCGACAACCCGCGCGGACAGAAGCTGTATCGGCGCTACGGATTCAGACCCGTGGAAACGGTCATCAACCGGTCTCAGGGCGTGGGTCAGTACGTCATGATCGCCCAGGTGCAGAGTTACCCGGATCCGGCCGATCCGGCGTGA